A single genomic interval of Lathyrus oleraceus cultivar Zhongwan6 chromosome 7, CAAS_Psat_ZW6_1.0, whole genome shotgun sequence harbors:
- the LOC127102061 gene encoding uncharacterized protein LOC127102061 — translation MTDWGPMVIAVVLFVILCPGLLFQIQGKGRIIEFVNMQTSRAFILVHTIIYFGLIIILLVAIGVHIFTAGERGSISIFNSLLNYCIIFIV, via the exons ATGACTGATTGGGGTCCGATGGTGATAGCGGTGGTGTTGTTTGTGATTTTATGTCCGGGTCTGCTTTTTCAAATACAAGGAAAGGGAAGAATAATTGAGTTTGTGAACATGCAAACAAGTCGTGCTTTCATTCTTGTTCACACCATAATTTACTTTGGACTCATCATTATTTTACTTGTTGCCATTGGCGTTCACATCTTCACCGCGGGGGAAAGAGGATCCATCTCGAt TTTTAATTCACTTTTAAACTATTGTATCATATTTATTGTATGA
- the LOC127102062 gene encoding uncharacterized protein LOC127102062 — MVTTFIYNHTYIVRLMKKYTGGRDIVRPGVTRFATQFLQFQAIVRQKEGLENMFNSEEFRKTKYGKENKGLGYEARKIVISRDFWSKANDILKVFEPIVKVLRLVGGDEKPTMGFIYEAIDRSKQAIQQNSRYHSKYNDIIEKRWKFMHSDLHSAVVYKETFNGTTNVIMKIKRNMDDQIKVLHQLTLFREKSETFGTPLAQKSWSKMDAAQWWKYHGSYAYELQRLAMKVVSQTTSAINFDTDDENVDDNSETNESGGGLSPPSSNSGDGGGNEVDNEGESEGGSGGGDDEGEDDELDPYHETPLNYRRHRNLTDMDHSDNLLIETRGNVSQSGRKGKRKQNVPLEYSSSSSIAHSFSDFRIGDSAQSSQQSYPPVYQYSYFNPYNQYPSDQAPQYYQQSTNYHNHYHQQSSDDFFGYVFGQGATQDDS, encoded by the exons ATGGTGACAACCTTCATCTATAACCACACATATATTGTGAGGCTCATGAAAAAATATACAGGTGGTAGAGATATTGTTCGTCCTGGTGTTACCCGATTTGCAACACAATTTCTACAATTTCAAGCAATTGTGAGACAAAAGGAAGGTCTTGAAAACATGTTCAATTCTGAAGAATTTAGAAAAACAAAATATGGTAAAGAAAATAAAGGTCTGGGATATGAAGCAAGGAAAATTGTTATAAGTAGGGACTTTTGGAGTAAGGCTAATGATATATTGAAAGTATTTGAGCCAATTGTAAAAGTTTTGAGACTAGTTGGTGGTGATGAGAAACCAACAATGGGTTTCATATATGAAGCCATTGATCGATCAAAACAAGCAATTCAACAAAATTCTCGTTATCATTCCAAATataatgatatcattgaaaaacgTTGGAAATTCATGCATTCTGATCTTCATTCTGCTG TTGTGTATAAAGAAACATTTAATGGAACAACTAATGTAATCATGAAGATAAAAAGAAACATGGATGATCAAATCAAAGTTTTACACCAA CTAACACTTTTTAGAGAAAAAAGTGAAACTTTTGGTACACCTCTAGCTCAAAAATCTTGGTCTAAAATGGATGCAG CCCAATGGTGGAAATACCATGGTTCATATGCTTATGAACTTCAACGTTTGGCTATGAAAGTTGTTAGTCAAACAACCTCTGCCATAAACT TTGATAcagatgatgaaaatgttgatgatAATAGTGAAACTAATGAAAGTGGTGGTGGTTTAAGTCCACCAAGCAGTAATAGTGGTGACGGGGGTGGTAATGAAGTGGATAATGAAGGTGAAAGTGAAGGTGGAAGTGGAGGTGGTGATGATGAAGGAGAAGATGATGAACTTGATCCATATCATGAAACACCACTAAATTATAGGCGTCATAGGAACTTAACTGATATGGATCATTCTGACAACTTGCTAATTGAGACAAGAGGAAATGTGTCACAATCTGGAAGAAAAGGGAAAAGGAAACAAAATGTTCCACTTGAATATTCTTCCTCTTCTAGTATTGCTCATAGTTTTAGTGATTTTAGGATTGGTGATTCAGCACAAAGTAGTCAACAATCTTATCCACCTGTTTATCAATATTCATATTTCAACCCTTATAACCAATATCCTAGTGATCAAGCTCCTCAGTACTACCAACAATCAACGAATTATCATAATCATTATCATCAACAATCAAGTGATGATTTTTTTGGTTATGTCTTTGGACAGGGAGCTACACAAGATGACAGTTAG